One window from the genome of Cucumis melo cultivar AY chromosome 12, USDA_Cmelo_AY_1.0, whole genome shotgun sequence encodes:
- the LOC127144391 gene encoding zinc finger BED domain-containing protein RICESLEEPER 2-like, with the protein MDSTDMELECDGSCEASKIVRDEDTDGKHKTIDVDLDSYGREDVPNPPKIRKNVKQSMVWDHFERLKGDPNDPRAKCKYCGVVYACHSKRNGTGTMKHHLENCKKYPYQKKRDQTQMTLAFKHKDKVGDNSSLLVCESFSLDGCRDALVEMIIVDELPFKFVEGKGFKKFVDKLTCGNHTRFVVPSRFTVARDVLKLYVNEKNRLRDMFVKNKYRVSLTIDCWTSGQNINYMVLTAHFIDSDWKLHKRILSFSPIDNHKGDTIGKTIEKNLKDWGIERVMTLTVDNASSNDTAVAYLLKRFNKGLLFGGEFLHVRCCAHILNLIVTDAFKEHNDCIDRIRYAVRFIRSSPARFLKFKKCIELEKIACKSYVCLDVPRRWNSTYMMLEAAVEFEKAFDRLKDEDASYILLRTWFSIKLQWSRIVYV; encoded by the coding sequence ATGGATTCAACGGATATGGAGTTAGAGTGTGATGGGAGTTGTGAAGCTTCAAAAATCGTAAGGGACGAAGATACGGATGGCAAGCATAAAACCATTGATGTTGATCTTGATTCATATGGGAGAGAAGATGTTCCAAATCCCCCAAAGATAAGGAAGAATGTCAAACAATCAATGGTTTGGGATCACTTTGAGAGGCTTAAAGGTGATCCTAATGACCCTCGTGctaaatgtaaatattgtgGAGTTGTTTATGCATGTCATTCTAAACGTAATGGTACTGGAACTATGAAGCATCATTTAGAAAATTGCAAAAAGTACCCTTACCAAAAAAAGAGAGACCAAACTCAAATGACATTAGCTTTTAAACATAAAGACAAAGTTGGAGATAATTCTTCACTACTTGTATGTGAATCATTTAGTTTAGATGGTTGTCGGGATGCTTTGGTTGAGATGATAATAGTTGATGAATTGCCCTTTAAGTTTGTGGAGGGTAAGGGATTTAAGAAGTTTGTGGATAAATTAACATGTGGAAATCATACTAGATTTGTTGTTCCATCTCGATTTACTGTGGCTAGAGATGTGCTTAAGTTGTATGTTAATGAGAAGAATCGTTTGAGAGACatgtttgtaaaaaataagTATAGAGTTTCTCTCACCATTGATTGTTGGACATCaggacaaaatattaattacatgGTCCTAACAGCCCATTTCATTGATTCTGATTGGAAATTACATAAGAGAATACTTAGTTTTTCTCCAATTGACAATCATAAAGGTGATACTATCGGTAAAACCattgaaaagaatttgaaggaTTGGGGCATTGAGAGGGTAATGACTTTGACGGTTGATAATGCAAGTTCGAATGACACTGCTGTTGCTTATCTTTTAAAGAGATTCAATAAAGGATTATTGTTTGGTGGGGAATTTCTGCATGTTCGTTGTTGTGCCCATATATTGAATCTTATAGTAACTGATGCTTTTAAGGAACATAATGATTGTATTGATAGGATTCGATATGCTGTGCGATTTATAAGGTCTTCTCCTGctcgttttttgaaatttaaaaagtgcATTGAACTTGAAAAAATTGCTTGTAAGAGTTATGTGTGTCTTGATGTTCCTAGAAGATGGAACTCCACATATATGATGCTTGAAGCTGCTGTTGAGTTTGAAAAAGCTTTTGATAGATTAAAAGATGAAGATGCCTCATATATACTACTTCGAACTTGGTTTTCCATCAAATTACAGTGGTCCAGAATTGTATACGTTTGA